A stretch of the Aegilops tauschii subsp. strangulata cultivar AL8/78 chromosome 4, Aet v6.0, whole genome shotgun sequence genome encodes the following:
- the LOC109746959 gene encoding uncharacterized protein: MGSAGDEFTPLSQLEYGMDKCKVRVRVSRLWESFNPKDDTLFGLDCLLIDDQGKTMQARVEPGDIERFEDLLVEGKVYALSDFHVDSQRDYYMSCSNEWTMYIRRQTVVTEIEGDIDSIPLHSFEFVKFKDLRYRCDDNSLLTDVLGHIVYVGELEEVSKKSRIIEICNARIRDLRGRALSVTLFGDVASGFTEDMLEKGQDASVVAAFAGMSVTSSSSVCSTTSSMYYLDLEIPEVQEFRANLLIQQANPVPLKTPTQKLAESWRTIEQLKSLDREEYDEDTMFLCRVSLIDVDCTNGWCYLGCDTCQKSMSRAPRKYRCARCGPMMPVQWYKLKAKVQDATGAMNLMIFCEVAEELVGVSAEELVNKIEDDDEWYSLPDEIEDLIGSTHTFQVFDKHMDGSFSVRSIMDDASVPAPAAAASQCKEEKADPEGSKKPNKRLRGDDDSINLDLGL, encoded by the exons ATGGGTTCAGCTGGGGATGAGTTCACCCCACTGTCTCAGTTAGAATATGGAATGGACAAATGTAAAGTGCGGGTGCGCGTCTCACGGCTGTGGGAGTCCTTCAATCCAAAAGATGACACTTTGTTCGGCCTTGACTGCCTTCTGATCGACGATCAG GGTAAAACTATGCAGGCGCGTGTAGAACCTGGCGATATAGAGCGGTTTGAAGATCTGCTAGTTGAAGGGAAGGTCTATGCCTTGTCGGATTTTCATGTTGATTCGCAGAGGGACTACTATATGTCCTGTAGCAATGAGTGGACTATGTACATTAGAAGGCAGACGGTGGTCACTGAGATAGAAGGAGATATTGATTCGATACCCCTCCACAGCTTTGAGTTTGTTAAATTTAAGGATCTCCGTTATAGGTGCGACGACAACAGCTTATTGACTG ATGTTCTGGGTCACATAGTATATGTTGGGGAGCTAGAGGAAGTCTCAAAAAAATCACGCATTATAGAAATTTGCAATGCAAGAATTCGGGATTTGAG AGGAAGGGCACTGAGTGTGACACTGTTTGGAGATGTTGCTTCTGGTTTTACTGAGGATATGCTCGAGAAAGGCCAAGACGCCTCAGTTGTTGCTGCCTTTGCAGGGATGTCTGTTACTTCCTCATCATCAG TTTGCTCTACAACATCTTCAATGTACTATCTGGATTTGGAAATACCAGAGGTGCAAGAATTCCGtgcgaa TTTGCTCATTCAGCAGGCAAACCCTGTTCCGTTAAAAACTCCAACTCAGAAGTTGGCTGAGAGTTGGCGAACAATCGAACAGCTAAAAAGCCTCGATCGAGAAGAGTATGATGAG GATACCATGTTTTTGTGCAGAGTCTCCCTGATAGATGTAGATTGCACCAATGGTTGGTGCTATCTTGGATGCGACACCTGCCAAAAGTCGATGTCCAGGGCTCCAAGGAAATACAGGTGTGCCCGATGTGGCCCGATGATGCCAGTTCAGTG GTACAAGCTGAAGGCGAAGGTGCAGGATGCTACCGGCGCAATGAACCTGATGATCTTCTGTGAGGTGGCAGAGGAGCTGGTCGGTGTCTCCGCGGAGGAGCTCGTGAATAAGATCGAGGACGATGATGAGTGGTACAGCCTGCCAGACGAAATCGAGGATCTTATTGGCTCAACGCACACCTTCCAGGTTTTCGACAAGCACATGGACGGGAGCTTCTCGGTGAGGTCGATCATGGACGATGCTAGCGTCCCAGCCCCTGCTGCAGCCGCTAGTCAATGCAAGGAGGAGAAGGCTGACCCTGAGGGGAGCAAGAAGCCTAACAAGCGCCTGCGAGGGGACGACGACTCGATCAACCTAGATCTAGGGCTATAG